Proteins encoded by one window of Filimonas effusa:
- a CDS encoding RluA family pseudouridine synthase, translating to MPDQYLPHPLKPEIIFENDAFVAINKPSGLLSVPDRKQSEVSLKDLLLKKYGSIFTVHRLDKDTSGVIVFAKDEAAHKQLSALFEGRDVEKYYQGLVYGIPAHEEGSVNAPIAEHPANNGKMITHSKGKASLTDYKILEKFRLYSWLEFRIHTGRTHQIRVHMQHQGNSIVCDELYSDGTPLLLSSIKKKFNLSKKEDEERPLLNRLALHSHLLKFEFDGEAITLEAPLPKDLRAALQQLEKHNKG from the coding sequence ATGCCTGATCAATATTTACCTCACCCGTTGAAGCCGGAAATCATATTCGAGAACGATGCTTTCGTTGCCATCAATAAACCTTCAGGCCTCCTAAGTGTGCCCGACAGGAAACAGTCGGAAGTATCGCTGAAAGATCTGCTGCTGAAGAAATACGGCAGCATCTTTACAGTTCACCGCCTGGATAAAGACACCTCTGGTGTTATTGTATTCGCGAAGGACGAAGCTGCCCACAAGCAGCTCTCTGCTCTATTCGAAGGCCGCGATGTAGAGAAGTATTACCAGGGCCTGGTATATGGTATTCCAGCCCATGAAGAAGGCAGTGTTAACGCCCCTATTGCAGAACATCCCGCCAACAATGGTAAGATGATCACGCACAGCAAAGGCAAGGCCTCCTTAACTGATTATAAGATACTCGAAAAGTTCCGCCTGTATTCCTGGCTGGAGTTTCGCATTCATACAGGCCGTACGCACCAGATACGGGTACATATGCAGCACCAGGGAAATTCTATTGTATGCGATGAACTTTACAGCGATGGCACTCCCTTGCTGTTGTCATCTATTAAGAAAAAGTTCAACCTCTCCAAAAAAGAAGATGAAGAAAGGCCATTATTGAACAGGCTGGCACTTCATTCGCATCTGCTCAAATTTGAGTTTGATGGAGAAGCCATTACATTGGAAGCACCGTTGCCAAAAGACTTACGGGCAGCTTTGCAGCAATTAGAGAAGCACAATAAGGGATAG
- a CDS encoding nucleoside triphosphate pyrophosphohydrolase family protein codes for MSETDFNDIVSRSLELRKKYHQLELQHHGSEWTVEEDALAYLTDAGLVGRNIMSQQERWPKANSQSELEHKLGENIWWLIVLADRSGIDIKEAVGNFLTKTEGQLS; via the coding sequence ATGAGTGAAACAGATTTTAATGATATCGTCTCCCGTTCACTGGAATTGAGGAAAAAGTATCACCAACTGGAGCTACAGCATCATGGCAGTGAATGGACGGTGGAAGAAGATGCATTGGCTTATCTGACGGATGCGGGATTGGTAGGAAGAAATATCATGTCGCAGCAGGAGCGCTGGCCGAAAGCTAATTCTCAATCGGAGCTGGAACATAAGCTTGGTGAGAATATCTGGTGGCTGATTGTGCTTGCCGATCGCAGCGGTATCGATATTAAGGAGGCTGTAGGAAATTTTCTGACCAAGACAGAGGGACAGCTTTCGTAG
- a CDS encoding pseudouridine synthase, with protein MAKQAFDKFINKASAAKKKEAHRQEKKALKAEMRADYEARKKEAGKTNEKKYGEVTAAGKRGRTDKAATPESGFKGRSGKSDASEGKFKSRGKAETPEIGFKTRKPDAAGFEAGRKAGGSFEAEKKARQASFEAGKGKRTEGNFSEDKKGRGIGIKPQGGAATRATRPIKATTRTAYGKTDDEKADALQASLQATPRSRSYATTATNKTTAAKTVTAKDSEGNDMMPLNKFIAHAGICGRREAADLVKEGQVVVNGDKIFEPGFKVSAADKIKVKGKPVFLQKNLVYILLNKPKDYITTAKDPEGRKTVLELIKGATQERVYPVGRLDRNTTGVLLLTNDGELAQKLTHPSYEIKKIYEVKLDKPLQKKDYEAIVNGITLEDGFVQADAVGYADPKDKSVIGIQIHSGRNRIVRRIFEHLGYDVRNLDRVMFANLTKKNVDRSKWRLLNEKEVRLLKYMNQSFVRKREKKDA; from the coding sequence ATGGCAAAACAAGCGTTTGATAAGTTCATCAATAAGGCCAGTGCGGCCAAGAAAAAAGAGGCACACCGCCAGGAAAAGAAAGCCTTAAAAGCCGAAATGCGGGCTGATTATGAAGCCAGGAAAAAAGAAGCCGGCAAAACCAACGAAAAAAAGTATGGAGAAGTAACAGCAGCCGGCAAAAGAGGCAGGACTGACAAAGCTGCTACGCCGGAATCCGGATTTAAAGGCAGAAGTGGTAAATCCGATGCTTCTGAAGGCAAATTCAAATCCAGGGGTAAAGCAGAAACGCCCGAAATCGGCTTTAAAACAAGGAAGCCCGATGCTGCCGGTTTTGAAGCAGGACGTAAGGCAGGCGGCTCATTTGAAGCTGAGAAAAAAGCCAGGCAGGCATCATTCGAAGCCGGCAAAGGCAAACGTACAGAAGGCAACTTCTCTGAAGACAAAAAAGGCCGTGGAATTGGCATAAAGCCCCAGGGCGGCGCGGCAACAAGAGCCACAAGACCAATAAAAGCCACCACACGCACCGCATACGGTAAAACTGACGACGAAAAAGCCGATGCACTGCAAGCTTCTTTACAAGCAACACCACGTTCCAGGTCTTACGCAACTACAGCTACCAATAAAACAACTGCCGCCAAAACTGTTACCGCTAAGGATAGCGAAGGCAACGACATGATGCCACTGAACAAGTTCATCGCTCATGCAGGCATCTGCGGCAGAAGGGAAGCAGCAGACCTCGTAAAAGAGGGACAAGTAGTAGTTAACGGCGACAAGATCTTCGAACCCGGCTTTAAAGTAAGCGCGGCCGATAAAATAAAAGTAAAAGGTAAACCCGTGTTCCTTCAAAAGAACCTGGTATATATACTGCTCAACAAACCCAAAGATTATATCACCACCGCCAAAGATCCTGAGGGACGTAAAACGGTACTGGAGCTTATTAAAGGAGCCACCCAGGAGCGTGTTTACCCTGTAGGCCGCCTCGACCGTAACACAACAGGCGTACTATTACTCACCAATGATGGCGAACTGGCGCAAAAGCTTACCCACCCTTCATACGAGATCAAGAAGATCTATGAAGTAAAGCTGGATAAACCTTTACAGAAAAAAGATTACGAAGCTATCGTCAACGGTATAACACTCGAAGACGGCTTTGTACAAGCCGATGCAGTGGGTTATGCTGATCCCAAAGACAAGTCAGTTATAGGCATACAAATTCACAGTGGCCGTAACCGCATTGTACGCCGTATTTTTGAACACCTGGGTTATGATGTCAGAAACCTCGACCGGGTAATGTTCGCCAACCTCACCAAAAAGAATGTAGATCGCAGCAAATGGCGTTTACTCAACGAAAAAGAAGTACGTCTGCTGAAATACATGAACCAGTCTTTTGTAAGAAAAAGAGAGAAAAAGGATGCCTGA
- a CDS encoding helix-turn-helix domain-containing protein, with protein sequence MTIFPTVQRILNELGENIKLARLRRKLSAHQVAQRANISRPTLLAIEKGSPGVAISAYAQVLFVLGLEKDLLKVAEDDKLGRKLQDAGLTVKERAPKKSNNSNVKD encoded by the coding sequence ATGACTATTTTTCCTACTGTACAGCGGATTTTAAATGAACTTGGAGAGAATATCAAGCTTGCCCGACTACGTCGTAAGCTTAGCGCTCACCAAGTTGCTCAACGGGCTAATATAAGCCGGCCAACGTTATTGGCGATTGAAAAGGGTTCGCCAGGCGTTGCCATAAGCGCATACGCTCAGGTACTTTTTGTACTCGGATTAGAGAAAGACCTGTTGAAAGTTGCCGAAGACGACAAGTTGGGTAGAAAACTTCAGGACGCCGGATTAACTGTAAAGGAAAGGGCGCCTAAAAAGTCAAATAATAGTAATGTCAAAGATTAA
- a CDS encoding SDR family oxidoreductase: MSKSIFITGASSGLGKAAARLFQSKGWNVIATMRQPEKETELRQLKNITILPLDVTNGQQVNDTVEQVANLYDIDVVLNNAGYGLIGPLEAFSEEQINKQVDTNLLGVIRVSKAFIPWFREKRKGLFLNITSSFGLLGFPTCTLYSATKFAVDGFSEALALELAQFDVRVKIVAPGGIRTDFAGRSLQSGTHGAYRQLMAKVAEGYSAEQVANYASAEDIARVIFEAATDGQDKLRYVAGKDAIALYHERTATGAEAQLERLKSAFLF, encoded by the coding sequence ATGAGTAAGTCAATTTTCATTACAGGTGCCTCATCAGGACTTGGAAAGGCAGCAGCCAGGTTGTTTCAAAGTAAAGGATGGAATGTTATTGCTACCATGCGGCAACCGGAAAAGGAAACGGAGCTGCGGCAGTTGAAAAATATAACCATACTACCGCTTGATGTCACCAATGGACAGCAGGTTAACGATACTGTAGAGCAGGTAGCAAACCTTTACGATATTGATGTGGTATTGAACAACGCCGGTTATGGTTTGATTGGTCCACTGGAGGCCTTCTCCGAAGAACAGATAAATAAACAGGTAGATACGAATTTACTGGGTGTTATACGCGTATCGAAGGCATTCATACCTTGGTTCAGAGAGAAAAGAAAAGGCCTGTTTCTCAACATTACCTCGAGCTTTGGATTATTAGGCTTCCCAACCTGTACACTTTACAGCGCCACCAAATTTGCAGTAGATGGCTTCTCCGAAGCATTGGCGCTTGAACTGGCGCAGTTTGATGTGCGGGTGAAGATAGTGGCTCCTGGCGGCATCCGGACCGATTTTGCAGGCCGCTCTTTACAGTCCGGTACGCATGGTGCCTACCGGCAGTTGATGGCTAAAGTGGCCGAAGGATATAGCGCAGAACAGGTAGCCAACTACGCTAGTGCTGAAGATATTGCCCGGGTGATCTTTGAGGCAGCAACCGATGGACAGGATAAATTGCGCTATGTGGCAGGTAAAGACGCCATAGCATTGTATCATGAACGTACTGCTACAGGAGCGGAAGCGCAACTGGAAAGGCTGAAATCAGCGTTCCTATTTTAG
- a CDS encoding peroxiredoxin, giving the protein MSLRLGDNAPNFKAKTTIGEIDFYEYLGNSWGILFSHPADYTPVCTTELGRTAALQDEFAKRNVKVLALSVDPVDQHHGWVKDINETQNVNVGFPIIADENREVATLYDMIHPNASATATVRSLFVIGPDKKIKLTLTYPASTGRNFVEVLRVIESLQLTADYSVATPADWKEGEDVIVVPAVSTEDAIKKFPKGVKVVKPYLRYTPQPNK; this is encoded by the coding sequence ATGAGTTTACGTTTAGGCGATAACGCGCCCAATTTCAAGGCAAAAACGACCATAGGCGAGATAGACTTTTATGAATACCTGGGTAACAGCTGGGGCATATTGTTTTCTCACCCTGCCGATTATACGCCTGTTTGCACTACAGAACTGGGCAGGACAGCTGCTTTACAGGATGAATTTGCCAAAAGGAATGTAAAAGTCCTGGCTTTAAGTGTTGATCCGGTCGACCAGCATCATGGCTGGGTAAAAGATATCAACGAAACGCAAAATGTAAACGTAGGATTTCCTATCATTGCTGATGAAAACAGAGAAGTCGCTACATTGTACGATATGATTCATCCCAATGCTTCAGCAACTGCCACTGTGCGTTCGCTGTTTGTTATTGGTCCAGATAAAAAGATCAAGCTCACACTCACTTATCCTGCTTCTACAGGAAGGAATTTTGTAGAGGTGTTACGTGTGATAGAATCATTGCAATTAACGGCCGACTATAGCGTAGCTACTCCTGCCGATTGGAAAGAAGGGGAAGATGTAATTGTGGTACCTGCTGTAAGTACAGAAGATGCTATCAAGAAGTTCCCTAAAGGAGTAAAGGTGGTAAAGCCTTACCTGCGTTATACGCCGCAGCCTAACAAATAG
- a CDS encoding TolC family protein codes for MRFLIYASLIVVTGITGCKVAQPVILPEARTMPAAFSAAQHDSTGIGDLTWRQFFKDPLLQQLIDTALHNNPDMQIAMQRIQTANALLLGAKNAMLPSVNAILSAGIDKYGDYTMNGVGNWDTNLSPNISGNQKIPYPVTPDFFLGLRSNWEIDVWKKLKNKKKAALAQLAASQEGKRLLTTMLVSQVAGYYFELMALDNQHRIIRRNTTLQESALEVVKAQKEGGRATQLAVQQMEAQLYNTQTFEYSIRREIVKAENQLNYLLGRYAQPVLRDSGFMQKAIPEKAIAGLPSTLLLRRPDIREAEWQLESAKADVAAARAAFMPSFQITPYAGINAFKAQLLFNGSSLTYGLLGGLTAPLFNQKQLQANYLVSTARNKEAWYQYQKTILNSFREVGTTIEQLNNTRQLYLLKQKQVTALSEAVASSRELYIAGYASYLEVITAQKGVLEAELELNEAKKAQFLYWIDLYRALGGGDK; via the coding sequence ATGCGATTCCTTATATATGCATCACTTATAGTAGTAACAGGCATAACCGGCTGCAAAGTAGCGCAGCCGGTTATACTGCCCGAAGCACGTACCATGCCGGCCGCCTTTAGCGCTGCACAACACGATAGCACCGGCATAGGCGATCTTACATGGCGCCAGTTCTTCAAAGACCCGTTATTACAACAGCTCATCGATACAGCGCTGCACAACAATCCCGATATGCAGATTGCCATGCAACGCATACAAACCGCCAATGCACTGCTGCTGGGCGCTAAAAACGCAATGCTCCCCTCCGTCAACGCCATCCTTTCAGCAGGCATCGATAAATACGGCGACTACACCATGAACGGTGTGGGTAACTGGGATACCAACCTGTCGCCCAATATCTCCGGTAATCAGAAGATCCCCTATCCTGTCACCCCCGACTTCTTCCTGGGGTTGCGCAGCAACTGGGAAATAGATGTATGGAAAAAACTGAAGAACAAAAAGAAAGCGGCATTGGCGCAACTGGCCGCTTCACAGGAAGGTAAACGCCTGCTTACTACCATGCTCGTGTCGCAGGTAGCGGGTTACTATTTCGAACTGATGGCTTTAGACAACCAGCACCGCATCATCCGCCGTAACACCACCTTACAGGAAAGCGCGCTGGAAGTAGTAAAAGCACAGAAAGAAGGCGGCCGGGCCACACAACTGGCAGTGCAGCAAATGGAAGCGCAATTGTATAACACCCAAACATTTGAATACTCCATCCGCCGCGAAATAGTAAAGGCAGAAAACCAGCTCAACTACCTGCTTGGACGCTATGCCCAACCAGTATTACGCGACAGCGGGTTTATGCAGAAAGCCATCCCCGAAAAAGCCATCGCAGGTTTACCCAGCACCCTGTTATTACGCAGGCCGGATATCCGCGAAGCCGAGTGGCAGCTCGAATCAGCCAAAGCAGATGTAGCGGCCGCCAGGGCTGCTTTTATGCCTTCCTTCCAGATCACTCCCTACGCCGGCATCAATGCATTTAAAGCACAACTGTTATTCAACGGCTCTTCACTCACATATGGTCTGTTGGGAGGCCTCACCGCTCCCCTGTTTAACCAGAAGCAACTGCAGGCCAACTACCTGGTATCCACCGCACGCAACAAAGAAGCATGGTACCAGTATCAGAAAACCATCCTCAACAGTTTCCGCGAAGTAGGCACAACCATAGAGCAGCTCAACAATACGCGCCAGCTTTACCTCCTGAAACAAAAACAGGTAACTGCCTTAAGTGAAGCGGTAGCTTCTTCCCGCGAACTTTACATTGCAGGTTACGCCTCCTACCTCGAGGTGATCACCGCCCAAAAGGGTGTGCTGGAAGCAGAGTTGGAACTGAATGAAGCGAAGAAGGCCCAGTTTCTCTATTGGATAGATCTGTACAGAGCGCTTGGAGGAGGAGATAAATAG
- a CDS encoding helix-turn-helix domain-containing protein — MKKGPVIFNSLAHLHRAMGLPAPSHPLISVINYGDAVFDPADFEQGIILDFYKISFKTRFSGKLRYGQGFYDFEDGGMSFVAPGQLLRMQDEEANYEGLSLHIHPDFIRPYTLNTVIKQYGFFSYSAAEALYLSEKEKATILSVYSYLQEELNERIDKFSQDVIISQIELLLNYSNRFYDRQFITRKAVNNDILVRLEELLEHYFNHKTSLEKGLPSVNFVAEQLHLTPRYLSDLLRNLVGSNTQQYIHRKVIEKAKEYLTKDVLTVAEVAYQLGFEHPQSFSKFFKTKTTLSPLDYKKTIRN; from the coding sequence GTGAAGAAGGGACCCGTCATATTCAATTCGCTGGCTCACTTGCATAGGGCAATGGGACTGCCGGCGCCTTCGCATCCTCTGATTAGTGTTATCAATTACGGAGATGCTGTTTTTGACCCCGCAGATTTTGAACAAGGTATTATCCTTGATTTCTATAAGATCTCGTTTAAGACCCGTTTTTCGGGAAAATTGAGATACGGACAGGGATTCTACGATTTCGAGGATGGAGGAATGTCGTTTGTAGCTCCCGGTCAACTCCTGCGCATGCAGGATGAAGAAGCGAATTATGAAGGTTTGTCACTGCATATTCATCCTGACTTCATCCGTCCCTATACCCTGAACACGGTAATAAAACAGTACGGCTTTTTCAGTTATTCAGCAGCCGAAGCATTGTATTTATCTGAAAAAGAAAAGGCCACTATCCTGAGCGTTTATAGCTACCTGCAGGAGGAACTGAATGAACGGATTGATAAATTTTCCCAGGACGTGATCATTTCACAAATTGAATTATTGCTTAACTATAGTAACCGTTTTTACGATCGCCAGTTTATTACCCGCAAAGCAGTAAACAATGACATACTGGTAAGATTGGAGGAGCTGCTTGAACATTATTTCAATCATAAAACGTCGCTGGAGAAAGGACTTCCGTCTGTAAATTTTGTAGCAGAACAACTGCATCTTACTCCAAGATATTTAAGTGATCTGTTACGGAACCTGGTAGGTTCAAATACGCAGCAATATATTCATAGAAAAGTTATCGAAAAGGCGAAGGAGTATCTGACTAAAGATGTACTCACCGTGGCGGAAGTTGCTTATCAACTGGGTTTTGAGCATCCGCAATCTTTTAGCAAGTTCTTTAAAACCAAAACCACCTTATCGCCCCTGGATTATAAAAAGACGATCCGGAACTAA
- a CDS encoding efflux RND transporter permease subunit encodes MVETFIRRPVLSLVISLIICLLGALALFTLPVTQFPDIVPPSVVVTAKYTGANAEVCTKAVATPLERAINGVPGMTYMSSVSGNNGTTLIQVFFQVGTDPDQAAVNVQNRVSTVLDELPEEVIKAGVTTEKEVNSMLLYLNVISRDSTMDEEFIYNFADINVLQELKRIDGVGFAEIMGAREYSMRVWLKPDRMLAYNVSTDEVIQALRNQNVEAAPGKTGEGSGKQSYDLEYVLRYTGKFFEPSQYENIVIRASQDGDILRLKEVADIEFGTLSYSMVSKTDGKPSASIMIKQRPGSNASDVIKAIKSKMAELREDGFPPGMDYNYAYDVSRFLDASIHEVLRTLVEALLLVFLVVFVFLQDFRSTLIPALAVPVALVGTLAFMQMMGFSINLLTLFALVLAIGIVVDNAIVVVEAVHVKMSHHHMPALPATIGAMKEISGAILAITLVMSAVFVPVAFLSGPVGVFYRQFSLTLAIAIVISGINALTLTPALCALLLKHPSPGKKKNWLQRFFGGFNKSYNATENKYKNLVVRIAGKKWVTLAMLVFFCLSTWIAGSVLPSGFIPTEDQGMIYVNVTTPPGASVGRTEKVLDAIQVASSKLGEVENISTLAGYSLVTEVAGASYGMGMINLKSWDNRDASVEDVIAKLQQQTKGITDATIEFFAPPTVPGFGNASGFEFRLLDKGKSSDLNKTAHATQDFIAALKKEKAIANAFTSFDASFPQYMIRIDQDMAAKKGVTVDNAMQNLQTLLGSYYATNFIRFGQMYKVMVQAYPDYRSKPEDILSLYVKNDKGEMVSYANFATLERVYGPEQLTRYNMYTSALINGDAAAGFSSGDAIETIERVAKEKLPKGYDYEWSGMTREQILSGNQAGFIFLICLVFVYLLLAAQYESFLLPLPVILSLPTGILGSFLFLKMAGLENNIYAQVALVMLIGLLGKNAILIVEFAIQRSKDGLSVLEAAKEGAVSRLRPILMTSFAFIAGLIPLCIASGAGAMGNRSIGTAAAGGMLIGTIFGLVLVPGLYVVFASLAAHKANKKANKHGHHTAHS; translated from the coding sequence ATGGTTGAAACATTTATACGACGACCGGTATTATCACTGGTTATCTCACTTATCATATGCCTGCTGGGGGCACTGGCGTTGTTCACCCTGCCGGTAACTCAGTTCCCCGATATTGTTCCCCCTTCTGTAGTAGTAACAGCTAAGTACACCGGCGCCAATGCCGAAGTATGTACCAAAGCTGTGGCCACCCCTTTGGAAAGAGCTATTAACGGTGTGCCCGGCATGACTTACATGTCGTCTGTATCCGGTAACAACGGCACAACGCTCATTCAGGTGTTCTTCCAGGTAGGAACAGACCCCGACCAGGCAGCCGTAAACGTTCAGAACCGCGTATCCACCGTACTCGACGAATTACCCGAAGAGGTGATCAAAGCCGGTGTAACCACCGAAAAAGAGGTGAACAGTATGCTCCTCTACCTCAACGTCATCAGCCGCGACTCTACCATGGACGAAGAATTCATCTACAACTTCGCCGACATCAATGTCTTGCAGGAACTGAAACGCATCGATGGTGTTGGTTTCGCCGAGATCATGGGCGCCAGGGAATACTCCATGCGCGTATGGCTGAAACCCGACCGTATGCTTGCCTACAACGTATCAACCGATGAAGTCATCCAGGCGCTGCGCAACCAGAACGTAGAAGCCGCCCCAGGCAAAACAGGCGAAGGCTCCGGCAAACAATCATACGACCTCGAATATGTATTGCGCTATACAGGTAAATTCTTCGAGCCCTCGCAATATGAGAACATTGTGATAAGAGCTTCGCAGGATGGCGATATCCTGCGGTTAAAAGAAGTAGCCGATATCGAGTTTGGTACACTGAGTTATAGCATGGTATCGAAAACAGATGGCAAACCATCAGCATCTATCATGATCAAACAACGCCCCGGCTCCAACGCAAGCGATGTCATCAAGGCCATCAAATCCAAAATGGCCGAACTCAGGGAAGATGGCTTCCCTCCCGGAATGGACTACAACTATGCCTACGATGTATCGCGCTTTCTCGATGCAAGTATCCATGAAGTATTGCGTACGCTGGTTGAAGCGCTGTTACTGGTATTCCTGGTAGTCTTTGTATTCCTGCAAGACTTCCGCTCTACGTTGATTCCCGCGCTGGCAGTACCCGTGGCATTGGTAGGTACACTGGCTTTTATGCAAATGATGGGCTTCTCTATTAACCTCCTTACCCTCTTCGCACTGGTGCTGGCGATTGGTATCGTCGTCGATAACGCCATTGTCGTCGTTGAAGCGGTTCACGTTAAAATGAGCCATCATCATATGCCCGCCTTACCCGCAACCATTGGCGCTATGAAAGAGATCAGCGGCGCCATCCTGGCAATCACGCTCGTCATGTCGGCGGTGTTTGTGCCTGTGGCATTCCTCTCCGGGCCGGTTGGCGTATTCTACAGGCAGTTCTCTCTTACACTGGCAATAGCCATTGTCATCTCCGGCATCAACGCCCTTACGCTAACACCCGCCCTTTGTGCGTTGCTGCTCAAACATCCTTCGCCAGGCAAAAAGAAAAACTGGCTCCAACGCTTCTTCGGCGGTTTCAATAAAAGTTATAATGCTACCGAAAACAAGTATAAGAACCTTGTAGTCCGTATAGCAGGTAAGAAATGGGTAACGCTGGCAATGCTGGTGTTCTTCTGTCTTAGTACCTGGATAGCCGGCAGCGTATTGCCATCAGGCTTTATACCTACGGAAGACCAGGGCATGATCTACGTGAACGTAACCACCCCGCCCGGCGCTTCGGTGGGCCGTACCGAAAAGGTACTCGATGCCATACAGGTAGCTTCTTCAAAGCTCGGAGAAGTAGAGAACATCAGCACGCTTGCAGGTTATAGCCTTGTTACCGAAGTAGCAGGCGCCTCCTATGGCATGGGCATGATCAACCTCAAAAGCTGGGACAATCGCGACGCCAGCGTCGAAGATGTGATCGCAAAACTGCAGCAACAAACAAAAGGCATTACCGATGCCACGATCGAATTCTTTGCACCACCCACCGTTCCCGGTTTCGGTAACGCCAGTGGCTTCGAATTCCGTTTGCTCGATAAGGGCAAAAGCAGTGATCTCAATAAAACTGCTCACGCTACCCAGGATTTTATAGCCGCCCTGAAAAAGGAGAAAGCCATCGCCAACGCCTTCACCAGCTTCGACGCCAGCTTCCCGCAATACATGATCCGGATAGACCAGGATATGGCCGCCAAAAAAGGTGTCACCGTCGACAATGCCATGCAAAACCTGCAAACATTGCTGGGCAGCTACTACGCCACCAACTTCATCCGCTTCGGACAGATGTATAAGGTGATGGTACAGGCTTATCCCGACTATCGCTCTAAACCGGAAGACATTTTAAGTCTTTATGTAAAGAATGATAAAGGCGAAATGGTATCATACGCCAACTTCGCCACGCTCGAAAGAGTATACGGCCCGGAGCAGCTTACGCGTTACAACATGTACACATCGGCCCTCATCAATGGCGATGCCGCAGCAGGCTTCAGTAGCGGTGATGCCATCGAAACCATTGAAAGGGTAGCAAAAGAAAAACTGCCGAAAGGTTACGACTACGAATGGTCAGGCATGACACGCGAACAGATCCTCTCCGGCAACCAGGCAGGCTTCATCTTTCTGATATGCCTTGTATTCGTTTACCTGTTGCTGGCAGCACAGTACGAAAGCTTCCTGCTGCCATTACCCGTAATCCTGTCTTTGCCTACAGGTATCCTGGGCTCCTTCCTCTTCCTGAAAATGGCAGGGCTCGAAAACAATATCTACGCGCAGGTGGCGCTCGTAATGCTGATAGGCTTGCTGGGTAAAAACGCCATCCTTATCGTAGAGTTCGCGATCCAGCGCAGTAAAGATGGCTTATCGGTACTCGAAGCCGCCAAAGAAGGTGCAGTATCCAGGCTGCGGCCAATCCTCATGACATCCTTTGCATTCATAGCAGGCTTGATACCCTTGTGTATCGCCAGCGGCGCAGGCGCCATGGGTAACCGGTCTATAGGTACCGCAGCCGCAGGCGGTATGCTTATCGGTACCATCTTCGGACTGGTACTGGTGCCGGGGCTCTATGTAGTATTCGCAAGCCTGGCAGCACACAAAGCCAATAAGAAAGCCAATAAGCACGGTCATCATACAGCTCATTCCTAA